A window of Rhododendron vialii isolate Sample 1 chromosome 11a, ASM3025357v1 contains these coding sequences:
- the LOC131308224 gene encoding uncharacterized protein LOC131308224 produces the protein MGSFNPLAIILKENKLTGPNYVDWKRNLNIVLTTEGHKYVLTTACPLIPEENATEQEAKPYKDWVKADEMARCYILASMSNILQHQHQAMETASDMMLNLKEMFGDQNRAARLVAMKELVSITHVEGTPVRDHVLKMIALLNELEILGAEIDGETQIDFVLNSLQSESFKQFRLTYSMNKMHLSLAELLKELQAAEGFLVAKKPPSVLVAEKASTSKPKGKKKQNKS, from the coding sequence atgggctctttcaatccacttgccattattctcaaagaaaataaacttactggaccaaactatgttgactggaaaagaaacttgaatattgtgttaactaCTGAGGGCCACAAATATGTGCTTACTACGGCGTGCCCTCTTATACCTGAAGAAaatgccacagaacaggaagcaaagccttataaagattgggttaaggctgatgagatggcgcggtgttatattttggcttctatgtcgaatatattgcaacatcagcatcaagctatggaaactgcttctgatatgatgctgaacctcaaagaaatgtttggggatcagaatcgggcagcaaggctagttgctatgaaagaattggtgagcatcacccatgttgaagggaccccggttagggatcatgttctaaagatgatagctcttcttaatgaactagagatccttggagctgaaattgatggggaaacccagatcgatttcgttctcaactcactgcagtctgagagttttaagcagtttcgcctgacttattcgatgaacaaaatgcatttatctttggcggaacttcttaaggaactccaagcagctgagggtTTTTTGGTTGcgaagaaaccaccatcagtgcTAGTGGCTGAGaaggcttctacttctaagccgaaaggcaagaagaagcagaataagtcttag